From the genome of Myxococcales bacterium:
TCGGCGTGAAGGCGAAGCTCGAAGGCCACGCCGACAGGGCGGCCAAAGCGCTGGCCCTCGCTTCGACGCTAGGCTTCGACGTTCTCGTCTTCGTCAAGGACGTCGACCGCGAAGGCGGCGTGAAGAAGTCCGCGAAGGAGCGCGCCGCGAAGCTCGAGACGATGCACCACGAGATCGAAGAGGGCTTCGACGCGGTGAAGAACGCGCAGGGCGTCGCGCGTGTGAAGGGCACGCCGTGCCGAATGATCGAGGCGTGGGCGCTCGGAGATCCGGTGGCGTTGAACGAGGTCGCGGACCCCCGAGCGAAACGCGAGCCGTGCCCTCCTGCGCCCGAGGAGCTGTGGGGAGACAAGACGGACCCCGCCTCCGGATACCCGAAGAACGTGTTCGCGCGTGTGACGGGGAGGGAAGCGACGGCCGAGGTGCTGGAGGAGATCGCCCGAGAAGCCGACCTGGACGAGGTCGCTCGGCGCTGCCCGCAGAGCTTCGCGCCGTTCCTCGAAGAGCTCCGCGCCGTCGCGAGCCCGGCTCGCGCGACGCCCGGCACCACGAAGCGCCGCGGGAAGTGAGTTGTGTCCGAGAGTCGGGGTTTTGCTGGTGAACGGTTCCGGGAACTGAATGTGCCACAACGTCGTCCGGACACCCTGTTCAGTTATTCGAAAAGTTCGAACAACTGAATAGCGGGCCCCGCCGACCGAGTGCGATCCCCGAAGCCACGGCCGTCATTTGACCCTATCCTGCTCGGGCCCTCGCGGGCACGGTCCAACGCTCGCCAACCCCGCCGCCACCGAGTAATCCACCCCCATGACCCTCAAACGCATGGACAACGTCGGCATCGTGGTCGAAGACCTCGACGCCACCATCGCCTTCTTCGCCGAGCTCGGCCTCGTCCTCGAGGGGCGCTCGCTCATCGAGGGCGAGTGGGCGGGGCGCGTGACCGGGGTGCGCGGGCAGCGCGTCGAGATCGCCATGATGAAGACGCCGGACGGCCATAGCCGCCTCGAGCTCTCGCGGTTCCTCGCGCCCGCCACCCTGGCCGATCACCGCACCGCCCCCGTGAACGCGCTCGGCTACCTGCGCGTCATGTTCGCCGTCGAAGATCTGGACGACACGCTCGCCCGCCTCAAGAAGCTCGGCGCCACCGTGGTCGACGAAGTGGTCGACTACCAGGGCATCTACAAGCTCTGTTACATCCGCGGGCCCGAGGGCATCCTCCTCGGCCTCGCCGAAGAGCTGGGAAAACAAGCCTCCCGCCGCGACCCGCTCGAGACGTGAACGACTAGAACGACTCGCGGCGAAGTCCGAGGCCGAGCACGGGTACCACGGTGGACACGTCGCCGGCGAAGAGGTCGACCCCACGTGTGCGGAGGGGCGAAACCCGAAGAACCCGAGGACGTCAATGTCCACGAAGAGGCGACTGAAGAGCTCGATGCGTTGGCTCTCGACCACGTCGCGCGCCGTCGTGGTCGACGTTGGCCCCGCCGTCGTGGCGTCCTTGACCGTGGAGAGCTGGAGGACGTTCGCGTCGACACGTGCGCGGAAGGCGAGGTAGGACGGCACGGCGTTCCATTGCGCCCGGAGGCGTGCCTCACCGCGCACCACGACGGGGCTCTCGTTGCGGAGGACGAGGCTCTTCCCGGTCGCATCCACCGCGCTGAAGTCCTCGCCTTGGACTCCGCCACCTGCGGAGACCGCGAACGCGAAGCCTCGGCCTGCGCGTGCACGGAGGCCCAGCGAAGCACCGCCATGGCCAACGAGCGACGTCTCGTCGGGGCGGACCGTGCCCGTTCCGACCACGAAGCGACCGCTCGTCCCGGCGTCGTAGAGGAGCACGCCGCCACGAAGTCTGAGCTCGAGCTTCACGTCTTCGCCGAGCGATGGCCACCAGACGGCCTCGGCACGCCCCTCGTAGCGGTCCACGACGGTACGCTGTCCTTGCGGCGTGTCGAAGGCATGGTGGTGAACGCTGCCAAATCCCGAGACGCCGAACACGTCGCTCGCGTAGCCGAGCAGGAGATCCCCGTCGAGCAGGGTCTCTTTGCCCAAGATCGGGAACGTGGCGTTCACGTCGAGGAGCACGCGCTCGGTCCATGGCGGGAGGGAGACCAGGAGCGACCTCGCCAGAGCCTTCACGTCGTCGTCGGTCTCGAGGGTCACGATGCGCATCAGCAAGCGCTGTGAGCCGTCGTCGACCATCGGGACCTTGGGGGCCGCCGCCTTCCCCTCGAGCATCGCGAGCTCGCGCGCTAGCGCGACGGTGCCTTCGATCCACGCGAGCGCTGCCTCACGGCGGGAAGCTCCTCGCGCCCGATCGAGCTTTGCTCGCGCCTCGTTGGCTCTCGTTCGCGCTTCGGACGCACGGGCGAGAGATGCCTCGATCCCCTGGGGGTCGACCCCTCGCGCCCTCCCGATCTCGCGCCATCGCGTGGCCATCGCGGTCGGAGCGAGCGTGGCGAGCTCCTTCGTCGCAGCGGACAGCTCGACGGCGCCTTGCGCCATGGCCAGTGCGAGCGCGTCCGCGAGCGCGGCAGCACGAAGGCTCGCGAGGGTGGGCCGTGGCTGTTGGGCGACCGCGCACGTCGCCGGCAGCGATTCTGCACGCCCCGAGCCACACGCGAGCTTCGCGATTTCTCCGAGGAGCTGGCGCGCCACGGCGCCGAGGGCCGCGTCGTCGTCCGGGGTGGTGCCTTCGGGCGTGGTGGGGCTCGGCTTGGGGGGCGGGGCGGGCTTCACCGGAGCCGTGGTGGGCGACGGGTCGGGAGGATCGTCGTATTCGTCGGCGCGAGCGGGTGTCGCGCCCAGCGCCACAAGGACCACTCCCGCGAGCGTCCCGAGGCCGACGTGTGCGCCGCCTCGGCGCCCTCGCGCGAGCCTCAGTCGGCGCAGCATCGGAAGCCGACCACATTGCGCGTTCCACGCTTCACAAGGAACAAGCCGCAGTCGGCGGTGAAGCCGAACTGGGTCAGCCCGCCGCCCCCGATGATGCAAAGGTCGTCGCGCCCCGTGTCGGCCTCGCACATGTCGATCATCTCGGGTGCATTGCCGGACATGTCGTAGACGCCCTCGGGCGTCTTGCAGGCGGGGTAGGAGCCGACGGGCGCGAGGGTCTTCGGCGGCGCGCCGTTGACCGATGTGTTGCACGTGGTCGCCTCGTAGACTTGGCCGTAAGGAAACGGCCTCGCGCCCCCGCCGTTGCAGGCGATGCTCCATTCGTTGTCGGTGCGTCTGCCTTCGGTCGCGGAGAAGTCGTTCGCCGTGTACGCGTACTTCGCTGGGCCACCACCCGGGCGGCCGCAGAGGCGCTTTCCGGCCCAGCGGCAGTACGCGGAGGCGTCGCACCAGTCGATGCCGACCGCGGGGGATTTCGCCTGCGTCTCGGTGATTGCGGGCCAGCCAGCGACCTCCGGGGTGTGTCCAGTGCCTTCCTTGAAGCTGCAGGTAGCGGGCATGCCTGGGAAGGTCTTGCCAGGGTCGATCGTCTTCCAGAAGCGCAGGTATTCGGCCGCCGTGACCTCGTAGGGATCGATGCGCACACGCACGGGCGGTCCGTCGACCGTGACGGCGACGTCGACGGGCTTGCATGGCGCGTCGCCCTTGTCCCGATCCGGCGACGACGAGGGACAGGCGACCCAGTCCTTCGAGCTGAGCGGCTTGACGTTGGCTGGCGGGGGCTTCTGGCACTCGGACTTGCCCTGCACACAGCCGCCGGGATCGCAGATCTGGATGCCGTCGAAGTCCGTGCCGTCGTCGCGGCATCGCTGCAACGTGTCTCCGTCGCACGAGTACTCGCCGCGCCCGCAGATCGGCGCAGCCTGGGTGAGGCTGGTCTCCTTGGCGCACGCCGCGACCGTAAGGGACGTTCCGACGAGGAGCGTGAAGAGTGTCAGTCGGCGCAGCATCGGAACCCCGCGGTGTTCTCTCGTCGGTTGTCGGGAACGTAGTTGTTCTCGTTGCTCGCGCAGTCGGACGCGACTCCGTAGTTCTCGGCCGAGCCGCCCGAGCGGCGGCAGAGCAAAAACTGATCGGTGCACACGTCGACGATCTCGGCGACGTTCCCGTGCAAATCGTAGACGCCACCCGGAGTCCTACACTGCGGGAACGAGCCCACCGGGGCGATGGGCCGAGAGGCGGAGCCTTGGTTCTGTCGGACGTTGCAGCCCGTGTCGTTCGGTGCGGTCTCGCAGACGCGTTGCCAAGCGTCGTTGACGGGCGTCGTACCGCGCGCCGCGAAGGGCTCGCGGGAAGGCTTGCCGTCGGTGCCGCCGCAGAGGCGCTTGCCGGCCCAGCGGCAGTACGCGCGCGCGTCGCAGCCGTCGACCCCCGTGATGGGGAGGCGGGCCTGCGCGTCGGACAGAGTGGGCCATCCCTCGACGCTCGGCGTGAAGGGGATGGTCTTCTTGTAGTCGCACTCGACCCCTAGCCCCAGCGTGTTGCGGCCGTTCGCGGTGGCCCGCCAGAACGCAAGGTATTGGCTCCTCGTCACCTCGAACGGATCGATCTTGACCCCGCTCTCGGTGACAGGCTTGCAGGGCGGATCTCCCTTCGTGAGATCACCTCCCGAGCCTGGCGTGCAGTCGACCCACTCGGTAGACGCGATGGGCGCGACCGGCCCGCCGCACGCGGGCGCGCCGATGCACGTGCCTGGGGGACAGCGCTCTACGATGTCCCACCCCGAGCCTACGTCGTTGCAGCGGCGTAGCGTATCTTCTTGGCAATCGTTCGAAGCAGGCTCGCACACCTGCGTGACGACCTCCGCTTCCGTCCGCTTCGTGCAACCCGAGGCGCCCACAGCTCCGACCAGCCCGACGAGCGCCCATGCGAGCACGCGCTCGCTCCCACTCCCTCTTTCCCATCTCCCCATGCGCTCGGAGCTTAGCACCGGAGCCCAAAGGCTGTGTCGCCTCTGGATCAAAAATAACAATCTCTCCGCTCGTCTCGGAGCGCAGGTGAATCTCGTCAGTTTCCGCGGGGTTGCGCTCGGCTCGCGGGCGTGGTGTCACGCACCTGGAGGGTGTCTGTCGGCCCCGACGATGCGGTCTCGGTCGGCGCATGGAGGTCCCGACCCGACCAACGTGAATGCTTGCGCAGCGTGGCCGCGCCCCCTGCCCATGTCGTGCTCGGCGAGCTCGGCACCCCGACGTCGAGCAAAGTGCGC
Proteins encoded in this window:
- a CDS encoding SUMF1/EgtB/PvdO family nonheme iron enzyme, with protein sequence MLRRLTLFTLLVGTSLTVAACAKETSLTQAAPICGRGEYSCDGDTLQRCRDDGTDFDGIQICDPGGCVQGKSECQKPPPANVKPLSSKDWVACPSSSPDRDKGDAPCKPVDVAVTVDGPPVRVRIDPYEVTAAEYLRFWKTIDPGKTFPGMPATCSFKEGTGHTPEVAGWPAITETQAKSPAVGIDWCDASAYCRWAGKRLCGRPGGGPAKYAYTANDFSATEGRRTDNEWSIACNGGGARPFPYGQVYEATTCNTSVNGAPPKTLAPVGSYPACKTPEGVYDMSGNAPEMIDMCEADTGRDDLCIIGGGGLTQFGFTADCGLFLVKRGTRNVVGFRCCAD
- a CDS encoding SUMF1/EgtB/PvdO family nonheme iron enzyme, whose amino-acid sequence is MGRWERGSGSERVLAWALVGLVGAVGASGCTKRTEAEVVTQVCEPASNDCQEDTLRRCNDVGSGWDIVERCPPGTCIGAPACGGPVAPIASTEWVDCTPGSGGDLTKGDPPCKPVTESGVKIDPFEVTRSQYLAFWRATANGRNTLGLGVECDYKKTIPFTPSVEGWPTLSDAQARLPITGVDGCDARAYCRWAGKRLCGGTDGKPSREPFAARGTTPVNDAWQRVCETAPNDTGCNVRQNQGSASRPIAPVGSFPQCRTPGGVYDLHGNVAEIVDVCTDQFLLCRRSGGSAENYGVASDCASNENNYVPDNRRENTAGFRCCAD
- a CDS encoding VOC family protein, whose translation is MTLKRMDNVGIVVEDLDATIAFFAELGLVLEGRSLIEGEWAGRVTGVRGQRVEIAMMKTPDGHSRLELSRFLAPATLADHRTAPVNALGYLRVMFAVEDLDDTLARLKKLGATVVDEVVDYQGIYKLCYIRGPEGILLGLAEELGKQASRRDPLET